From a single Nymphaea colorata isolate Beijing-Zhang1983 chromosome 4, ASM883128v2, whole genome shotgun sequence genomic region:
- the LOC116252749 gene encoding RING-H2 finger protein ATL1-like isoform X2, whose product MILFPPFLDLPFALFKYASTRARGSHLYVASSLAPKRACISSQVLAHQYMIDLEDPHRETCQSFHSGAENDHSRENVHSSHRLEESLGLTDNGGESAMVEGGSRAIPKKAVESGFLEVKFMGSNSKSAAQGKKLGQHQHHLSSAGDECIHVRERDHQFCVEPIRRSFSMDFDADRHLYISLTDILAQNPHLREVSNSTGEGCSSSSSSRGRRTFFPFGHGRGIPRNAILPIKVEAGIS is encoded by the exons ATGATTCTTTTTCCTCCATTCCTTGATCTTCCCTTCGCCTTGTTCAAATATGCATCTACCCGAGCAAGGGGTTCTCATCTTTATGTAGCCTCTTCCTTGGCCCCCAAACG GGCATGCATCTCAAGCCAGGTTCTCGCCCATCAATACATGATAGATCTGGAAGACCCGCATCGCGAAACCTGTCAAAGTTTTCATTCAGGTGCTGAAAATGACCATTCAAGGGAGAATGTTCATTCATCTCATCGTTTGGAAGAAAGCCTTGGATTGACAGATAATGGAGGAGAATCCGCTATGGTTGAAGGAGGCAGCCGCGCCATTCCTAAGAAGGCGGTGGAGTCGGGCTTCCTTGAAGTGAAGTTCATGGGCAGCAACAGCAAGTCCGCCGCACAGGGTAAGAAGCTGGGTCAACACCAGCATCATCTGTCAAGCGCTGGGGATGAGTGCATACATGTAAGGGAGAGAGATCACCAGTTCTGTGTGGAGCCGATCAGAAGATCTTTTTCTATGGACTTTGATGCTGACAGGCACCTTTACATAAGTCTCACAGATATTTTGGCTCAGAATCCTCATCTTCGTGAGGTTAGCAACAGCACAGGTGAAGGATGCAgtagtagcagcagcagcagaggaAGGAGAACCTTCTTCCCATTCGGCCATGGAAGAGGAATACCCAGAAACGCCATTCTGCCAATCAAGGTGGAAGCTGGAATTTCTtaa
- the LOC116252749 gene encoding RING-H2 finger protein ATL1-like isoform X1 → MAPSYTIHHIQVREPTPPVTMQERVYAPYPPAPSSTNFSILAIAIIGIVATAFLLVSYYVFVIKCCLNWHHFGHRLRAFRNLRDFRSDPQNHHRPMVYAPENQGLEEHVIQSIPIFRFKRKDCFLCEDAYECSVCLNEFEEGQKLRILPKCGHAFHIDCIDTWLQAHSNCPLCRACISSQVLAHQYMIDLEDPHRETCQSFHSGAENDHSRENVHSSHRLEESLGLTDNGGESAMVEGGSRAIPKKAVESGFLEVKFMGSNSKSAAQGKKLGQHQHHLSSAGDECIHVRERDHQFCVEPIRRSFSMDFDADRHLYISLTDILAQNPHLREVSNSTGEGCSSSSSSRGRRTFFPFGHGRGIPRNAILPIKVEAGIS, encoded by the coding sequence ATGGCACCCTCTTATACGATCCATCATATTCAGGTAAGGGAACCTACTCCACCTGTGACAATGCAGGAAAGGGTGTATGCGCCCTACCCACCAGCTCCCTCTTCCACAAACTTCTCCATCCTAGCAATTGCAATCATAGGCATAGTGGCGACGGCTTTCTTGCTGGTGAGCTATTACGTCTTCGTCATCAAATGCTGCTTGAATTGGCACCATTTTGGTCACAGACTCCGTGCCTTTAGAAACTTGAGAGATTTCCGGTCTGACCCACAGAACCACCACCGGCCTATGGTCTACGCGCCAGAGAACCAGGGATTAGAGGAGCATGTCATCCAGTCCATCCCTATATTCCGTTTCAAGAGAAAGGACTGCTTCCTTTGTGAGGATGCATATGAATGTTCGGTCTGTCTGAACGAGTTCGAGGAAGGGCAGAAACTGAGGATTCTGCCTAAGTGCGGCCACGCGTTCCATATAGATTGCATTGACACATGGCTGCAGGCTCACTCGAACTGCCCGTTGTGCAGGGCATGCATCTCAAGCCAGGTTCTCGCCCATCAATACATGATAGATCTGGAAGACCCGCATCGCGAAACCTGTCAAAGTTTTCATTCAGGTGCTGAAAATGACCATTCAAGGGAGAATGTTCATTCATCTCATCGTTTGGAAGAAAGCCTTGGATTGACAGATAATGGAGGAGAATCCGCTATGGTTGAAGGAGGCAGCCGCGCCATTCCTAAGAAGGCGGTGGAGTCGGGCTTCCTTGAAGTGAAGTTCATGGGCAGCAACAGCAAGTCCGCCGCACAGGGTAAGAAGCTGGGTCAACACCAGCATCATCTGTCAAGCGCTGGGGATGAGTGCATACATGTAAGGGAGAGAGATCACCAGTTCTGTGTGGAGCCGATCAGAAGATCTTTTTCTATGGACTTTGATGCTGACAGGCACCTTTACATAAGTCTCACAGATATTTTGGCTCAGAATCCTCATCTTCGTGAGGTTAGCAACAGCACAGGTGAAGGATGCAgtagtagcagcagcagcagaggaAGGAGAACCTTCTTCCCATTCGGCCATGGAAGAGGAATACCCAGAAACGCCATTCTGCCAATCAAGGTGGAAGCTGGAATTTCTtaa